Proteins from a genomic interval of Gemmatimonadaceae bacterium:
- a CDS encoding 2,3,4,5-tetrahydropyridine-2,6-dicarboxylate N-succinyltransferase, with protein sequence MSPTPAGNTSSTLESLEQRIESAASASTADHSPDTRPAVEELLQLLESGEVRSAERDANGKWSAVPWVKRGILLGFRIGKLIDMSPDEVPGSQSAAFSFFDKDIFPLRELTLRDNVRVVPGGSSIRRGTYVAPGVVCMPPMYINVGAYVGAGTMVDSHALVGSCAQIGERVHLSAAAQIGGVLEPVNAVPVVIEDDVIVGGNCGIFEGTVVRSRAVIGAGVVLTRGTPVYDLVREEIYRAEGERSLEIPSGAVVVPGARRIKGGWGEEERLSLQTPVIVKYRDEKTDHATALESWLR encoded by the coding sequence GTGAGTCCAACGCCCGCGGGCAATACGTCGTCAACGCTCGAGTCGCTCGAGCAGCGCATCGAGAGCGCCGCATCGGCGTCGACGGCTGACCACTCGCCCGACACCCGCCCCGCTGTCGAAGAGCTGCTCCAGCTTCTCGAAAGCGGTGAGGTGCGCTCCGCCGAGCGCGACGCCAATGGCAAGTGGTCCGCGGTTCCGTGGGTCAAGCGAGGCATACTTCTCGGATTCCGAATTGGGAAGCTGATCGACATGTCGCCGGACGAGGTGCCCGGCTCGCAAAGCGCGGCGTTCAGCTTTTTCGACAAGGATATTTTCCCACTGCGAGAGCTGACGCTCCGCGACAATGTTCGCGTAGTGCCCGGCGGATCATCCATTCGTCGAGGGACCTACGTCGCACCAGGTGTGGTCTGCATGCCGCCGATGTACATCAACGTCGGCGCCTATGTCGGCGCCGGAACCATGGTGGACTCGCATGCGCTCGTCGGCTCGTGCGCGCAGATTGGCGAGCGCGTGCATCTCAGCGCGGCGGCTCAGATCGGGGGAGTGCTCGAGCCGGTGAACGCCGTCCCGGTCGTGATCGAGGACGACGTCATCGTGGGTGGGAACTGCGGGATCTTCGAGGGAACCGTTGTGCGGTCCCGTGCTGTGATTGGCGCCGGAGTAGTGCTTACGCGCGGCACGCCGGTCTATGACCTCGTGCGGGAAGAGATCTATCGGGCTGAAGGTGAGAGATCGCTCGAAATTCCCTCCGGGGCGGTGGTCGTCCCTGGTGCACGTCGCATCAAAGGCGGCTGGGGAGAAGAGGAGCGGCTGTCTCTGCAGACACCAGTGATCGTGAAGTACCGGGACGAAAAGACTGATCATGCCACGGCGCTGGAGAGCTGGCTTCGATGA
- the dapA gene encoding 4-hydroxy-tetrahydrodipicolinate synthase, giving the protein MPGSRRHLTGCGTALVTPFTESGGVDESALRAFVDWQIAEDVHFLVPCGSTGEAATMSLEEHRRVVEITVEQADRRLPIVAGAGSNDTKKAIELSREMQAAGATHLLHTSPMYNKPPQRGIVAHFRAIADAAQIPIVVYNVPGRTGSNVEAATTLELAEHENIVAVKEASGNLAQIGEIIRNRPAGFRVLSGDDALTLPVMAEGGDGVISVTSNVVPRLVSELTECLALGDIVQARNLSHRLAPWTTAAFVESNPIPSKAALALMGRMKNVLRLPLVPLADTHSKLLRSSLEAVGALARE; this is encoded by the coding sequence ATGCCTGGATCTCGGCGCCACCTCACGGGCTGCGGTACCGCGCTCGTCACTCCTTTCACCGAGAGTGGCGGCGTCGACGAGAGCGCTCTTCGCGCATTCGTCGACTGGCAGATCGCGGAGGACGTTCATTTTCTTGTCCCCTGCGGGTCCACCGGCGAGGCAGCGACGATGTCGCTCGAGGAGCATCGGCGTGTTGTCGAGATAACTGTCGAGCAGGCCGATCGGCGCCTCCCGATTGTCGCCGGAGCGGGATCGAACGACACGAAGAAGGCGATCGAGTTGTCCAGGGAGATGCAGGCAGCCGGTGCAACGCATCTGCTTCACACATCTCCGATGTACAATAAGCCGCCGCAGCGCGGGATCGTCGCGCATTTCCGCGCAATCGCCGACGCGGCACAGATTCCCATCGTCGTTTACAACGTGCCGGGCCGAACCGGAAGCAATGTCGAAGCTGCCACAACTCTCGAGCTCGCTGAGCACGAAAACATCGTTGCGGTCAAGGAAGCGTCGGGAAATCTTGCGCAGATCGGCGAGATCATACGGAATCGGCCGGCCGGCTTCCGCGTCCTCTCCGGCGATGACGCGCTTACCCTGCCGGTGATGGCAGAAGGTGGTGACGGCGTTATCTCAGTCACTTCGAACGTCGTACCGCGACTGGTGTCGGAGCTCACGGAGTGTCTGGCGCTTGGAGACATCGTACAAGCGCGAAACCTCTCGCATCGTCTCGCGCCGTGGACGACCGCCGCGTTCGTCGAATCGAATCCGATTCCGTCGAAAGCCGCGTTGGCACTGATGGGCAGGATGAAGAACGTTCTGCGGCTTCCGCTCGTGCCGCTTGCCGACACCCACAGCAAGTTGTTGAGGTCGAGTCTCGAGGCAGTCGGCGCCCTCGCAAGAGAGTGA
- a CDS encoding dihydrodipicolinate reductase C-terminal domain-containing protein, which produces MNDPQIAVIGDGKMGRIVAQMAQERGWTVCAMLDSGHNKSGKGITKRALGDPDVAIEFTEPGAAVMNILACIAARVPVVVGTTGWYDSLPMITDEANAAGAAVLWAPNFAVGVNLFVELTRRAGEIMAAAPEFAAAVVETHHSAKKDAPSGTALAIVKAMEKGLRKEVPVTSVRTGSVPGTHEVIFDSTYEQMTLRHEARDRRVFADGALRAAQWLIGKHGGGVFTMRDVLGFTKAGDGTARRVSG; this is translated from the coding sequence ATGAACGATCCTCAGATCGCGGTTATCGGCGACGGAAAAATGGGTCGCATCGTGGCTCAGATGGCGCAGGAGCGCGGGTGGACTGTCTGTGCGATGCTCGACTCTGGCCACAACAAAAGCGGAAAAGGAATCACGAAGCGCGCGCTCGGCGATCCGGACGTTGCAATCGAGTTCACGGAGCCCGGTGCCGCGGTGATGAACATCCTCGCATGCATCGCTGCCAGGGTTCCGGTCGTCGTGGGCACGACAGGCTGGTACGATTCTCTGCCCATGATCACCGACGAGGCCAATGCGGCCGGTGCCGCGGTCCTCTGGGCTCCCAATTTTGCCGTAGGCGTGAACCTGTTCGTTGAGCTCACGCGCCGCGCGGGTGAGATCATGGCTGCCGCGCCAGAGTTCGCCGCGGCGGTTGTCGAGACGCACCACTCGGCGAAGAAGGACGCGCCCTCGGGAACGGCGCTAGCAATCGTGAAAGCCATGGAGAAGGGCCTGAGGAAGGAAGTCCCAGTCACGAGCGTCCGTACGGGCTCAGTACCTGGGACGCACGAGGTGATCTTCGACAGTACCTATGAGCAGATGACTCTGCGGCACGAGGCGCGCGACAGAAGGGTCTTCGCCGATGGCGCGCTACGTGCGGCTCAATGGCTCATCGGAAAGCACGGTGGGGGAGTTTTCACGATGCGTGATGTGCTTGGATTCACCAAAGCCGGCGACGGGACGGCGCGACGTGTCAGCGGCTGA
- the lysC gene encoding lysine-sensitive aspartokinase 3 — translation MIVVKFGGTSVGDAAAIRRAADIVEARLERQPVVVVSALGGATNALLAVGEQSAKGHLIGALRGVETLRDRHLKECEQLLGGSPVENDIAGDLSAIFDELASLAEALSVLGHVTPRSLDAIAAFGEEASSQLVTAFFQFRGLPAVHLDAREVMITDAAFMQAEPQTTAIAERAREQIMPLVTDSKVPVLGGFIGATAEGVTTTLGRGGSDYSASLIGAALQADAIEIWTDVDGILTADPRVVSGAHLIEEIRFDEASELASFGAKVLHPNTIAPAVKLGIPVFIYNSRKPEGKGTRITFDAPHRPVSAIAGKADVVLIKVTAPRMLFAHGFLRRVFEIFERHQTSVDVVATSEVSVSVTVDDPARLDTLLVDLRSLGDVSIERNRGIIAIVGAGIGDAGGAMGRALIALGDTKVHMMSLSATGINLTVIVEGDEVNAAIERLHREFFGAAELPSHTVDREGVQAS, via the coding sequence GTGATTGTCGTCAAGTTCGGCGGAACGTCCGTCGGTGACGCGGCGGCAATCCGGCGCGCCGCCGATATCGTCGAAGCACGCCTCGAGCGCCAGCCGGTCGTCGTGGTATCCGCGCTCGGCGGAGCGACAAACGCTCTGCTCGCGGTCGGAGAGCAGTCCGCGAAAGGCCATTTGATTGGCGCCCTGCGGGGAGTAGAGACACTTCGTGATCGGCATCTCAAGGAATGCGAGCAGCTGCTTGGCGGCTCACCGGTCGAGAACGATATCGCGGGCGACCTGAGCGCGATCTTCGATGAGCTCGCCTCGCTGGCCGAAGCGCTGTCGGTGCTCGGTCACGTCACGCCGCGGTCGCTCGACGCCATTGCTGCTTTCGGCGAGGAGGCATCGTCGCAGCTCGTGACCGCTTTTTTTCAGTTCCGGGGATTGCCGGCGGTCCATCTCGACGCGCGGGAAGTGATGATCACCGATGCTGCGTTCATGCAGGCGGAGCCTCAGACGACAGCAATCGCCGAGCGCGCGCGGGAGCAGATCATGCCGCTCGTAACGGATTCGAAGGTGCCGGTTCTCGGAGGGTTCATCGGCGCGACGGCCGAGGGTGTGACAACGACGCTTGGACGCGGCGGCTCCGACTACAGTGCGTCCCTCATCGGCGCCGCGCTGCAGGCCGACGCGATCGAGATCTGGACCGACGTCGACGGCATACTGACCGCTGACCCGCGTGTCGTGAGCGGTGCTCACCTCATAGAGGAAATCCGATTCGACGAGGCGTCCGAGCTCGCTTCGTTCGGAGCAAAAGTGCTGCATCCGAACACGATTGCACCGGCAGTAAAGCTCGGCATTCCCGTCTTCATCTACAATTCGCGGAAGCCGGAAGGAAAAGGAACGCGAATCACCTTCGACGCACCCCACAGGCCGGTCAGTGCAATTGCCGGCAAGGCCGATGTCGTTCTCATCAAGGTGACGGCTCCGCGAATGCTGTTCGCGCACGGATTTCTGCGCAGAGTGTTCGAGATCTTCGAGCGACACCAGACGTCGGTCGACGTGGTCGCCACATCCGAGGTGTCGGTTTCCGTCACGGTCGATGATCCGGCACGGCTGGATACGCTGCTCGTCGATCTGCGATCGCTTGGCGACGTGTCGATCGAGAGAAACCGCGGAATCATCGCCATCGTCGGCGCCGGTATCGGCGATGCCGGCGGAGCGATGGGACGGGCGCTCATTGCGCTTGGCGATACGAAAGTGCACATGATGTCATTGAGCGCAACAGGCATCAACCTCACTGTGATCGTGGAGGGCGACGAAGTGAATGCGGCCATCGAGCGTTTGCACCGGGAATTCTTCGGCGCCGCGGAGCTGCCATCGCATACAGTCGACAGGGAAGGGGTGCAGGCTTCATGA
- the asd gene encoding aspartate-semialdehyde dehydrogenase, which yields MTARLSPPNGRKWKVAVLGATGAVGQTFIRLLADHPWFELVEVAASERSARKRYTDAARWLEGAMPGNVAQMEVRNCDPADLEAQIVFSALDSSVAGEIEQAFARAGKIVLSNAKNFRMEPDVPLVIPEVNADHLGLIEKQRRDRGWEGAIITNANCAATVAAVALAPLHERFGVEKLFMMTMQAVSGAGYPGVASLDILGNVIPYISEEEPKVEREMLKLLGRFENGGVTNAVFEVSAQTNRVAVEHGHTVCITASFNDRPTPEQALETLRAWKGAESTWSLPSRPDEPLVVTDSADRPQPRRDVDAGAGMTVTVGRVRGDPILDLRMVALGHNTIRGAAGGSVLNAELLAATGKLPPA from the coding sequence ATGACTGCGCGCCTTTCGCCCCCGAATGGGAGGAAATGGAAAGTGGCCGTGCTGGGAGCCACCGGCGCGGTAGGGCAGACGTTCATCCGGCTGCTTGCCGATCATCCGTGGTTCGAGCTTGTGGAAGTCGCCGCTTCAGAGCGCAGTGCGCGCAAGCGGTACACTGACGCAGCACGCTGGCTCGAGGGCGCGATGCCCGGCAACGTCGCGCAGATGGAGGTGCGGAATTGCGACCCGGCGGACCTGGAGGCGCAAATCGTTTTCTCGGCGCTCGACTCGAGCGTTGCGGGCGAAATCGAGCAGGCGTTTGCGCGCGCGGGGAAGATCGTTCTCAGCAACGCAAAGAATTTCCGCATGGAGCCCGACGTTCCGCTCGTGATACCGGAAGTGAATGCTGACCATCTCGGACTCATCGAGAAGCAGCGCCGTGACCGCGGCTGGGAAGGGGCCATCATCACGAACGCGAATTGTGCGGCTACGGTTGCCGCAGTCGCACTCGCACCGCTGCACGAGCGATTCGGAGTGGAGAAGCTCTTCATGATGACGATGCAGGCGGTCTCGGGAGCAGGATATCCGGGCGTAGCGTCCCTCGATATTCTCGGCAACGTCATTCCGTACATATCGGAAGAAGAGCCGAAGGTGGAGCGTGAGATGCTCAAGCTTCTCGGACGGTTCGAGAACGGCGGCGTGACAAACGCCGTGTTCGAGGTCAGCGCCCAGACAAATCGTGTTGCTGTCGAGCACGGTCACACCGTGTGCATCACGGCCTCGTTCAACGATCGCCCAACCCCCGAGCAGGCGTTGGAGACGCTGCGCGCATGGAAAGGCGCGGAGTCGACGTGGTCTCTCCCGAGCCGGCCCGATGAGCCGCTCGTTGTCACGGACAGCGCCGATCGTCCGCAGCCGCGGCGGGATGTTGACGCCGGGGCCGGCATGACCGTGACTGTTGGCAGAGTGCGCGGTGATCCGATACTCGACCTGCGAATGGTGGCGCTCGGGCACAACACAATTCGTGGCGCAGCGGGCGGCTCCGTGCTGAACGCGGAGCTTCTCGCGGCGACAGGCAAGCTTCCTCCAGCGTGA
- a CDS encoding M20/M25/M40 family metallo-hydrolase: protein MTDVVALAAELLALPSTTSNEGAVVDFVSKWLVERGWNVTVQEVSPGRGNIWASHKGGGVTFSTHLDTVPPHLPPRMEGKRLYGRGACDAKGIAAAMMAAADHLTKSGEKRADLLFVVGEEKGSDGARAANNLPTKSRFLINGEPTESKLASGAKGSLRVTVRIKGREAHSAYPHLGESAIEPLLALLPTIRDLPLPSDPLLGETTVNIGTIHGGTEANIIPAHAEAELMLRLVGDVAPTKAMIKKWAKGKAELEFGSYIPAQHFHTVPDFETAPVAYTSDIPLLTRWGTPLLFGPGSIHVAHTPDEYIDIEELRASVDTYEKLARTLLAS from the coding sequence ATGACAGATGTCGTGGCTCTGGCGGCCGAGCTGCTCGCGCTTCCCTCGACTACCTCCAACGAGGGAGCGGTCGTGGACTTCGTCTCGAAGTGGCTCGTCGAGCGCGGGTGGAACGTGACCGTGCAGGAAGTCAGTCCGGGTCGCGGCAACATCTGGGCGTCCCACAAGGGCGGAGGAGTGACATTCTCCACGCATCTCGACACCGTGCCCCCCCACCTGCCGCCGCGAATGGAAGGGAAGCGCTTGTACGGGCGGGGCGCATGCGACGCAAAAGGAATCGCCGCGGCGATGATGGCCGCTGCCGATCATCTCACCAAGTCGGGTGAGAAGCGCGCCGATCTGCTTTTCGTCGTAGGTGAGGAGAAAGGCTCAGACGGCGCACGCGCCGCTAACAATCTTCCGACGAAAAGTCGATTTCTCATCAATGGGGAGCCAACCGAGAGCAAGCTCGCCAGCGGCGCGAAAGGATCCCTGCGCGTGACCGTCCGCATCAAGGGACGCGAGGCACACTCCGCCTATCCCCACCTCGGGGAATCGGCGATCGAGCCTCTGCTCGCCCTGCTCCCGACGATTCGAGACCTTCCGCTGCCATCCGATCCACTCCTTGGCGAGACAACGGTCAACATCGGCACGATCCACGGAGGGACAGAGGCAAACATCATCCCCGCACACGCCGAGGCCGAGCTGATGCTCCGGCTCGTTGGCGATGTAGCTCCGACGAAGGCGATGATAAAAAAATGGGCGAAGGGAAAAGCAGAGCTCGAGTTCGGCTCCTATATCCCCGCGCAGCACTTTCATACAGTTCCCGACTTCGAGACCGCCCCGGTTGCGTACACGTCGGACATTCCGCTGCTGACGCGGTGGGGAACACCGCTTCTTTTCGGCCCCGGCTCGATCCACGTCGCGCACACGCCGGATGAGTACATCGACATCGAGGAGCTCCGCGCGAGCGTCGACACGTACGAGAAGCTCGCCCGCACGCTGCTCGCATCATGA
- a CDS encoding PP2C family serine/threonine-protein phosphatase — MKKVQTDSTDFPDCLRAGAKDEKRLSHVRPSNQDNFLIVDIHRSVEIRHSSLSPDALANRFGSADAHLFVVADGVGGGPGGDQASEGAIAALLKYVSETVGCFNRLEASKEHDLFERLEETVRSVDQNLREEHAGKRGPAPATTLTMVLLIWPRAYLIHVGDSRAYVRRRGRLQQLTRDQTIGEYMISMGAWTEEQVARARPAAALSSAIGGTELHPVVGLVDLEPGDSMMLCTDGLTKHVSSERIETLMEQSGNAEAVARQLVDEALSGGGSDNVAVIVVRARP, encoded by the coding sequence ATGAAGAAGGTTCAAACAGATTCGACCGATTTTCCGGATTGCCTCCGAGCGGGCGCCAAAGATGAGAAACGCCTCTCACATGTCAGGCCATCGAATCAGGACAACTTCCTCATCGTAGATATTCACCGATCGGTCGAAATCCGTCATTCCAGCCTTTCTCCGGACGCGCTGGCAAACAGGTTTGGCTCGGCCGACGCGCACCTTTTCGTCGTTGCCGACGGCGTCGGCGGTGGGCCGGGCGGCGACCAGGCCAGCGAAGGAGCAATCGCCGCGCTTCTCAAGTACGTGTCGGAGACAGTCGGCTGCTTCAACCGCCTCGAGGCGTCGAAGGAGCACGACCTCTTCGAGCGCCTGGAAGAAACTGTGCGCAGTGTTGATCAGAATCTCCGCGAAGAGCACGCCGGGAAACGCGGACCGGCTCCGGCGACGACGCTTACGATGGTTCTCCTCATCTGGCCGCGGGCGTACCTGATTCACGTCGGCGACAGCCGCGCCTATGTTCGGCGACGGGGCCGACTGCAGCAGCTCACGCGCGATCAGACCATCGGCGAATACATGATTTCGATGGGGGCATGGACCGAGGAGCAGGTCGCACGCGCGAGGCCGGCGGCCGCGCTGTCGAGCGCGATAGGCGGAACGGAGCTCCACCCGGTGGTGGGACTGGTTGACCTCGAGCCTGGTGACAGCATGATGCTCTGCACCGACGGGCTCACGAAGCACGTCAGCAGCGAGCGGATCGAGACTCTGATGGAGCAGTCCGGGAACGCTGAGGCGGTTGCCCGCCAGCTCGTGGACGAGGCCCTCTCCGGCGGTGGATCGGACAATGTTGCTGTAATCGTCGTCAGAGCGCGTCCGTAG
- a CDS encoding Rad52/Rad22 family DNA repair protein → MIAANDIYKAPADVWARLAAPLSGAAIFWRQEGKPIARDGKFFARFVAYVEANTVRERLDSVVPGEWDLTLTPLPSLVADDSSEATCSFKARLQVLGVVREDVGMGRDYKQAATDAFKRAAVRFGIAHQLYAYGVNWVELDGDGRSAKPLEDPAVVHARRLGGTTLRVAEGNGSAATQSGLSTQARPTLALDEEQCPKCGGRMWDNRLTKRNPRAPDFKCRDRSCDGVVWPSKPSEQKPAEAASRDAKKSKEPSADWPPLNGAPLVPDTELPF, encoded by the coding sequence ATGATTGCTGCAAATGACATCTACAAGGCGCCCGCCGACGTGTGGGCGAGACTGGCCGCACCGCTCTCGGGGGCGGCGATATTCTGGCGCCAGGAAGGCAAGCCAATCGCGCGTGACGGGAAATTCTTCGCGCGGTTCGTCGCTTACGTCGAAGCCAATACGGTTCGCGAGCGGCTCGACTCGGTCGTGCCCGGCGAATGGGACCTGACACTGACACCTCTTCCCTCTCTCGTCGCTGACGACTCCAGCGAGGCAACCTGCTCGTTCAAGGCTCGGCTCCAAGTCCTGGGCGTCGTGCGAGAGGATGTTGGAATGGGGCGGGATTACAAGCAGGCCGCGACTGACGCGTTCAAGCGCGCTGCGGTTCGGTTTGGAATCGCTCACCAGCTCTACGCCTACGGAGTGAACTGGGTGGAGCTCGACGGCGACGGCAGGAGCGCGAAGCCGCTCGAGGATCCCGCGGTGGTCCACGCGCGAAGGCTGGGAGGCACGACTCTGCGAGTTGCTGAAGGAAACGGGAGCGCTGCCACGCAGTCTGGGTTGAGCACCCAGGCGCGGCCCACGCTGGCGCTCGATGAGGAACAGTGTCCGAAGTGTGGTGGACGGATGTGGGACAATCGACTCACGAAGCGCAACCCCCGCGCGCCGGATTTCAAGTGTCGCGATCGCTCGTGCGATGGAGTGGTCTGGCCTTCCAAGCCGAGTGAGCAGAAGCCGGCCGAGGCGGCGTCGAGGGATGCGAAAAAGTCGAAGGAGCCCAGTGCGGATTGGCCGCCGCTCAACGGCGCGCCGCTCGTGCCGGACACTGAGCTGCCGTTCTAG
- a CDS encoding MBL fold metallo-hydrolase yields MNLRLGVCKLVLTSRRPAIQCRASRVAMLLAGIALSSVSAAAQPDPSQVTIKVTPVAAGIYMLDGGGAGGNIAISVGNDDVFMIDDQYAPLTAKIRAAIATVSPKPVRFLLNTHWHGDHVGGNENMAGAGAIIVAHDNTRKRMTKEQFIAAFNMKVPPSPAAALPIVTFSESMSLYLNGDSVRAVHFRSAHTDGDVVVTFEKADVVHMGDIFFNGFYPLVDLGSGGSVDGIIAAVDQVLSRTTARTKFIPGHGPLGTRADLVSYRNAVKGVRDRVAALIARRRTLAQVVAAKPSAAYDSKWGGGFLKPDQFVTILYSDLSRRRR; encoded by the coding sequence ATGAACCTTCGACTCGGCGTTTGCAAGCTCGTCCTCACTTCACGTCGGCCCGCGATTCAATGTAGAGCGTCGCGCGTCGCGATGCTGCTGGCGGGGATTGCACTCTCGAGCGTCTCTGCCGCGGCGCAGCCCGATCCCTCCCAGGTAACAATAAAGGTGACACCGGTTGCCGCAGGCATCTACATGCTCGATGGCGGCGGCGCTGGCGGTAACATTGCCATATCTGTCGGGAATGACGACGTCTTCATGATCGACGATCAGTACGCACCACTGACTGCGAAGATCAGGGCGGCGATAGCGACGGTGAGCCCCAAGCCTGTCCGCTTTCTCCTGAACACGCATTGGCACGGCGATCACGTCGGCGGCAATGAGAATATGGCAGGCGCGGGCGCGATTATCGTCGCGCACGACAACACCCGCAAGCGCATGACGAAGGAGCAGTTCATCGCGGCGTTCAACATGAAAGTTCCACCCTCGCCCGCCGCCGCGCTTCCGATCGTCACGTTCTCAGAGAGCATGTCGCTCTACCTGAACGGCGACAGCGTGCGGGCCGTTCACTTCCGGAGTGCCCATACCGACGGGGACGTGGTGGTGACATTCGAGAAAGCCGACGTGGTTCACATGGGAGATATTTTTTTCAACGGTTTCTACCCGCTGGTTGATCTCGGGAGTGGCGGATCGGTCGATGGCATTATTGCCGCGGTTGACCAGGTGCTGTCGCGGACAACCGCGCGAACGAAGTTCATTCCGGGACACGGCCCGCTCGGAACCCGTGCTGATCTCGTCAGCTATAGAAACGCGGTAAAAGGGGTGCGGGACCGCGTGGCAGCGCTCATCGCACGTCGTCGGACTCTGGCACAGGTGGTCGCAGCAAAGCCGTCAGCGGCGTACGACTCGAAATGGGGCGGGGGGTTCCTCAAGCCGGATCAGTTCGTGACGATCCTCTACAGCGATCTATCCCGGCGCCGTCGCTGA
- a CDS encoding signal peptidase II yields MTDLFFSAAAFLCLDQWSKRVVEVHVADRSIEWRLGLRLRRVSSARTFYKRQLVPGFLALVWLAALGSALLLYGSGQGFQSRAALIALGAAFGGAAGNLLDILRFRAISDFIDFRWWPAFNLADALIIGGLLVAFSLP; encoded by the coding sequence GTGACCGATCTGTTCTTCTCAGCCGCAGCTTTTCTGTGCCTGGATCAGTGGAGCAAGAGGGTGGTCGAGGTCCACGTTGCAGATCGATCCATCGAGTGGAGACTGGGTCTGCGCCTGAGGCGTGTAAGCAGTGCGAGGACGTTCTACAAGCGCCAGCTGGTTCCTGGCTTCCTCGCCCTTGTCTGGCTTGCCGCCCTCGGCTCAGCACTCCTCCTCTACGGTTCGGGCCAGGGTTTCCAAAGTCGCGCAGCGCTGATCGCGCTTGGTGCCGCGTTCGGCGGAGCAGCGGGAAACCTTCTCGACATTCTGCGGTTTCGCGCCATTTCCGATTTCATCGATTTCCGCTGGTGGCCGGCCTTCAATCTGGCGGACGCGCTCATCATCGGTGGGTTGCTCGTCGCCTTCTCGCTGCCCTGA
- a CDS encoding prolipoprotein diacylglyceryl transferase family protein, which produces MRRVMFTWRGFTVHSYPAMQYVGLVAGVFAANAAAYSANIDPFRTFVATCILLFPALAGARLLFVASHWSVYRQNRSRIWNRNEGGAGQYGGLLLAVPLSVPLLHALDLPFGPFWDVSMFTILVGMIFTRVGCLLNGCCGGRATTSWFSMYLPDVRGVWERRIPTQLLEAAWAVILLAAAIAIWPHLPFPGALLLLVSSGYAGGRLVLESTRASMRHGERFTLHHAVSLLIIALSVAAITIRGPE; this is translated from the coding sequence ATGAGGCGGGTCATGTTCACCTGGCGTGGATTCACGGTCCACAGCTACCCCGCGATGCAGTACGTCGGTCTGGTTGCAGGAGTCTTTGCTGCCAATGCCGCCGCCTACTCGGCCAACATCGATCCGTTCCGGACGTTCGTCGCAACTTGCATTCTGCTCTTTCCAGCGCTCGCCGGTGCGAGGCTCCTCTTTGTAGCCTCTCACTGGTCGGTTTACAGACAGAATCGTTCGCGCATCTGGAATCGGAACGAAGGGGGCGCGGGTCAGTACGGAGGTCTTCTGCTGGCCGTTCCGCTGTCCGTTCCCCTCCTCCACGCGCTGGATCTGCCGTTCGGTCCCTTCTGGGACGTCTCGATGTTCACGATTCTGGTCGGCATGATCTTCACTCGCGTCGGCTGCCTTCTCAACGGTTGCTGCGGGGGGCGTGCGACAACCTCGTGGTTCAGCATGTACCTCCCCGACGTCCGCGGCGTGTGGGAGCGACGAATCCCTACGCAGCTACTGGAGGCGGCGTGGGCTGTGATTCTGCTGGCGGCGGCAATCGCGATCTGGCCACATCTCCCTTTCCCGGGCGCTCTGTTGCTCCTGGTGAGCTCGGGCTATGCCGGCGGACGACTTGTACTGGAATCCACGCGCGCATCAATGCGGCACGGAGAGAGATTCACGCTTCACCACGCGGTTTCGCTGCTGATAATCGCGCTTTCAGTCGCCGCGATCACCATCCGCGGTCCCGAATAA